GGGAATCGTCCTGTGAAGTTGGGAGCGTTGCGTTGTTCCGGTAGACCTCTGGCGAACTCTTCTGTATCAATGTTGCCGGAGGGGGTTGTCTTCAGGATCAGGTGCTTAACTGACATGACAGCCGCCTCAGCGTGGCCGTTAGACTGGGGATAGTGCCGCGAGGTCACTACGTACTGGACACCCCAGTGCTCCATGAAGTTCTGGAAGTCGGCGCTGGCAAACTTGGGACCGCCATCAGTACGTAGGTGGAGGGGAACACCCGCTTCCCGGAAGTAGCGGCAGAACATCTGGATGGTGCGCGAGGCGGTGATGTTCGTACCACACGGGACAACTACAAGCCACCCCGAGAGTCTGTCTGCAATGACGAGGAAGGACTTCCCAGCGAGTGTGAAGAAGTCTATGGAGACGGACTCAAAGGGACTGGAGGTGTTGTCGGCACATCGGTTAACGTGCTTAACCGTGTGAATTGGCTTCGGGAACTCTGGTGAGATGATGGCCAGTTCCTTGCAGTGGCCATAGGAGAGGAGTGGGATCTGGTCGCCTTCGTGTACTTGAATCTGGGCGACACAAGACCTCTGCCCGAACCGTAAGGTAGCTTGAAAGCATCCCAAGGTAGGTGCCATCTCTGAACCGTCCGCCATCAATGTGTGCACGGGAGGTAGAGGTGTAGGCTGCTCCTGGGGATCCGTAGCATGCTGAGGTGTCGCTGACCGATAACGGTGACGTCCGCGCCGGTGTCTGGCAGCATCTGGAGGTGTGAAGTGGATCCTCCATGCGTCAGGTAAATACACACGGGCTTGGGAGTCATGGCGTTAGACGCTGAACCTGGATTAGTTGCTTTTCCCTGGGGAGTCGCTGCAGGTCGATCATGACTGAGAATTCATGCCACCGGCTGCGCCATTGCCTGAACGTCTGGTAGGTGGCGTCGGCTTGCAGGATGGGCGGGCTCTGAGCCACAGGTTTGCCCGTAGGAGGCCCAACTGTAGGCGTATGAGTTGCAGTCATGATGACGGGTAGTGTAGCAGCTGTAGCGGCAACTGTGGCGGCAGCTAGAGTAACGACTGTAGTAACAGCTGCAGCAGTGGGTAAAGTTGCGACTGTAGCGGCTGCTGTAACGGCAGCTGCGGTGACAGGTGTCGTAGAGACTAGCAACAGCTGTCACGGCGGGCGGAAACGCCGCGAGACCGGTGACTGCAAGGTGATAGGCTGAGGCGAGAGGGCTGAGTGTTGACAAGGGGTCAGGTAAGTAGGTTGAAGACGGCAAGTGTTGTGTGGGCATTGCCTGAGTCGACATCATCTGTAGAAATGCCATGAAACGCTTGTTGTCTTCCCTGGGTCTCGCTTTCTCTGCTTCCCTTAATGACTCCTCCGTTCAtagtctttcctcttcttgtcgtCTACGCAAATCCtcctctctccgtctgtcttcGTCTTCTTGCCTTCTACGCTGACAGACGAGACTCCTCCAAGTACTTAATGAGATGTAGAACAATGTCAGTAGAGTAGCGGTAGCTCCAAGGGGAAGCCCCCCTGCGTCCCCCGGGGACTCCCGTGGTCGTCTGATGACTCAATGGTTCCATGCTGTTGTTCGGTGTTTCCACACTCGGACGAAAGACGCGGATCCGACATGGTAATCTATGTGGATCCGTGAACAGGCAGAAAGTGTTCCcacaagcaaaagaaaaaccTGTGAGAAGCTGGgtcttatagtgtgtgtgtgtgtgtgtgtgtgtgtgtgtgtggcagtatcTGGCAACTCGCTTGGCAGCAACGCAGCCAGCGGCGGTAGACAGCAGACACCCGCTTCTCACTGAAAAAGTCGGGTGTAAAGGCGGGTTGCCACACGCGCACTTTTTGGGCACGACGTGGCACGAGGTGAGTGCGCACCCAATTCGCGCCAACTCGTGCCCAACAGCGCGGCAGCTCGTGCAGACCTCTTGCCACCAAGTCGGGGAAGTCGAGGCAGGTGGCACGACGTCGCGTTAAAATTAAaacagtttcattttttttcccgacgTGGTACGAAGTGGCGACGTCGGCCCCACCTCGTGCCATCACCTCGTGACACCTCGTACCCTGTTCGAGACACCTCGCGCCTATTGGCACGACGTCGCGCCTGGCGCGCAGTGGTGCGAGCTCGTGCTACCTGGGCGCGAGGTGTCACGAGGTGTGGTGCGGGGTGGTACGAGGTTAGTGCGAGGTGGGCGCGACGTTAGTCCGAGGTGGGCACGAAGTTAGCGCGAGGTGGTGGCGAGCTGTATAATTGCCTCTCACGTGACCTGATCCAAGGGGTATATAAACAGCACCCGTGGGCCACATGGTCACTTATCTCgcaaacacagacagaagaaGAACCCTCCCATCTCCAGCCAACCTTTCCAAGATGCCCAAGAAAGGCAAGCAGCAAGCACCACAGCAGGAGTCTTCCCCGAgtctgcaggaggaagaaactggtGATGTTCCTCCTGAGGTTCCTGACGACACTGACGTTCCTGATGTGGAAGTGGTGAAGGTACAACCTGTTGCTGGGCTCTCCAGGAAACGCACTCGGCCATCCAAGAAAGACGTTCAGGACTACCCCTTCAACGACGACCAACTGAGGGAGATAGCAAACTACGTCCAGTTGCATCCAGAGCTCTACGATAAGCGGAACGAGAAGTGGCTGAATCCGGCGTGGAAGGAGAGCCTCTGGAAGGACCTGGCCCAAACTTTCTCGGACTGTTCTCACCAGCAGGTGAAGAAGGTGGTGGACAAGAAGAGAACAGATTTTGGGAAAATCgagaagagggagagcaagagtGGATCAGCAGCCAGGCCGAGGACGCAGAGGGAGCAGAAGATCGTCGAGGTTTGGGCCTTCCTGGCAGGTCACATCGCCCACGAAAGTACGCACCCTAGTGATGACTTCGGCAGGCAAGGTGACGATCAAGATTCCTCCAGCCATGAGTCTGTCCTATCGGCCCACTCAAttgccaggaggaagaggaagaaggaacggcaggaggaggaactatCCAGCCCACGATCCACCAAATCTACCCAGGAGAGCAGTGCCATCCAAGAACTACTCCAGAGTGCACAGCTGCTAGCTACACGAAAACCACCAGTCGAGGGACCTGACGCTGACATCCGGCAGTTTGTTGAATTTATGTACACTCGCCTGAAGAAGGTTTCCCCCATGCATCATGGAGTACTCTTCTCCAAGATCGCGTACATGATCAGCCTCATGGAGGAACCAGTGATGGCCAGGAGTGCTATTAAAGACCCGAGGAGGTTGCTGGATTCTGTGCCCATGCCACTAGGAGTTGCGAGCCCATCGCACCTGTGGCAGCCTCCTGCACCGCCTActcttgctcctgctcctcctcctcctcctccagtctatcATCAGCCGCAGTACCAGCAGCCACATTACTCGCAGCcccaataccaacaacaacagtaccaacagcctcaacaacaacagtac
The window above is part of the Scylla paramamosain isolate STU-SP2022 chromosome 34, ASM3559412v1, whole genome shotgun sequence genome. Proteins encoded here:
- the LOC135089910 gene encoding uncharacterized protein LOC135089910, with protein sequence MVTYLANTDRRRTLPSPANLSKMPKKGKQQAPQQESSPSLQEEETGDVPPEVPDDTDVPDVEVVKVQPVAGLSRKRTRPSKKDVQDYPFNDDQLREIANYVQLHPELYDKRNEKWLNPAWKESLWKDLAQTFSDCSHQQVKKVVDKKRTDFGKIEKRESKSGSAARPRTQREQKIVEVWAFLAGHIAHESTHPSDDFGRQGDDQDSSSHESVLSAHSIARRKRKKERQEEELSSPRSTKSTQESSAIQELLQSAQLLATRKPPVEGPDADIRQFVEFMYTRLKKVSPMHHGVLFSKIAYMISLMEEPVMARSAIKDPRRLLDSVPMPLGVASPSHLWQPPAPPTLAPAPPPPPPVYHQPQYQQPHYSQPQYQQQQYQQPQQQQYQQPQQQYQPQQSEQQQFPQQPQQQQVPTPIQWESILGCSPSPVKTLQHTSTTTKLQGQKTKSPAKKAIMSPMIETPKGYEAEDSDE